A stretch of the Porites lutea chromosome 12, jaPorLute2.1, whole genome shotgun sequence genome encodes the following:
- the LOC140953962 gene encoding Fanconi anemia group C protein-like: protein MMSVSEEDVQRWFDVVIQWGSADTSEKCRDTFECLDELHVFLKQLENALGGLIGNPKLILQKFPSLGKFLGQLFENSVILLSDDVFHSVIRCSLALANCSNSQGTIFSRKAKSWALTQLRRASTPTLKHSNLMEVGEYWGYSAEESTEMMVDKLVSSLCHDLKVMESFKWNDKERECYPLKKVSGSCLRELCEFCLPLLTLTQAKPLVEKILCCQKSLDLISSYQDNGFNITDSVPLMFLKAVASTKGLLLSYEARVALWKRYQPSFESEILDLIEMSTIQRPFISRIELKDAISSKELPRASVENRELFEVAMSLLSSFLVRSGGSTQVAKLVSVFGEMCVEQCKDGNQQSLLNLTDLFPCFCCSIVAKLALNPQGVTDEAYALSSLQSISMELEEIRQRLSNSESFLMWKTLWCFSSWEIYALHLSLVNSREEVLESCINILCWFHVPPLTDSHISVKAALKEILPPLRLLKSKSRLQFADLQYVLFTSPVLHASESTILLGRLLMVFLCDAIGGHLVFSHVVQMLTPGFSATKRLSFVLDCFENSSLVKNSRSARPAEQTEKTRESLGKEIVELLHDVKKELSWNNLPITGGKVTSPAESAKVDEKDNASKDLFCRTETLIANLQP, encoded by the exons ATGATGTCTGTGAGCGAGGAAGATGTGCAAAGATGGTTTGACGTTGTGATTCAATGGGGGAGTGCAGATACCTCGGAAAAATGCAGAGATACATTTGAATGCCTTGATGAGCTGCACGTTTTTCTGAAACAGCTCGAAAATGCTCTTGGAGGATTG ATAGGGAACCCAAAGCTTATTTTGCAGAAGTTTCCAAGCCTTGGGAAATTCCTTGGTCAATTATTTGAAAACAGTGTCATTTTGTTGTCAG ATGATGTGTTCCACAGTGTTATAAGATGCAGCTTAGCACTCGCAAATTGTTCCAATTCTCAAGGAACAATTTTCAGCAGGAAAGCCAAGTCTTGGGCTCTCACACAGCTGAGACGTGCATCCACGCCCACTCTCAAGCATAGCAATTTGATGGAGGTTGGAGAATACTGGGGATATAGTGCTGAGGAATCCACAGAGATGATGGTGGACAAG ctgGTGTCATCACTATGCCATGATCTGAAAGTAATGGAAAGCTTTAAATGGAATGACAAAGAAAG AGAATGTTATCCGCTGAAAAAAGTGTCAGGATCATGTCTAAGGGAACTTTGTGAATTCTGTTTGCCTCTTCTAACTTTGACACAAGCAAAGCCCTTG GTAGAGAAGATTCTTTGCTGTCAAAAAAGTTTGGATTTAATATCAAG TTATCAAGACAATGGCTTCAATATTACTGACAGTGTTCCCTTGATGTTTTTGAAAGCTGTTGCATCTACCAAAG ggCTGTTGTTGTCATACGAAGCTCGTGTAGCTTTATGGAAGAGGTACCAGCCGAGTTTTGAATCAGAG attttagattTGATCGAAATGTCAACCATTCAACGACCTTTCATCTCAAGAATTGAGCTTAAAGACGCTATTTCTTCTAAAGAACTG CCACGTGCTTCTGTGGAAAATCGGGAGTTATTTGAAGTGGCTATGAGTCTTCTgag CTCATTCCTTGTCCGATCTGGTGGAAGTACGCAAGTTGCAAAGCTTGTATCTGTGTTTGGTGAAATGTGTGTAGAACAATGCAAAGATGGAAATCAACAG TCGCTGTTAAACCTTACCGACTTGTTTCCTTGCTTTTGCTGCTCGATTGTTGCTAAACTGGCGCTAAACCCACAAG GAGTAACTGATGAAGCGTATGCACTAAGCAGTTTGCAGAGTATTAGTATGGAATTAGAGGAGATAAGGCAACGATTGTCGAACAG TGAATCATTTTTGATGTGGAAGACTTTGTGGTGTTTTAGTTCGTGGGAGATTTATGCACTTCATTTGTCGCTTGTAAACAGTAGAGAAGAG GTTCTAGAAAGCTGCATAAATATACTGTGTTGGTTTCATGTTCCACCACTTACAGACAGTCACATATCTGTTAAG GCAGCCTTAAAAGAAATCCTTCCACCTTTGCGTCTTCTTAAGTCGAAGTCCCGGCTACAATTTGCCGATCTTCAGTACGTCTTATTTACCAGCCCTGTGCTTCATGCATCGGAATCCACCATATTGCTTGGCAGATTATTGATGGTGTTCCTGTGCGATGCGATTGGTGGGCATTTGGTTTTCAGCCATGTGGTACAAATG CTCACGCCAGGTTTTTCTGCTACTAAACGATTATCATTCGTGTTGGACTGCTTTGAAAACTCATCCTTAGTAAAAAATTCAAGATCTGCGCGCCCAGCTGAACAAACTGAGAAAACTCGGGAAAGTTTGGGCAAAGAAATCGTTGAACTGCTTCACGATGTAAAAAAGGAACTTTCCTGGAACAATCTACCTATCACAGGCGGGAAAGTGACTTCGCCGGCCGAATCGGCGAAAGTGGATGAGAAGGATAATGCAAGTAAAGATCTCTTTTGTAGAACTGAGACACTTATTGCTAACTTACAGCCATGA
- the LOC140953955 gene encoding prolactin-releasing peptide receptor-like, whose amino-acid sequence MDTNISDSSSPDAWSDLTTPTMKWFFRLFFSAILFVGLFGNGAVCLVITLKQRLRTTANLLVLNLSASDFVFISLYTPTQLSFFEHNYSWEMGDAICKLSYAVLPACLSSTVGTLLCIAFLRYKAVADPFRVRFGLTYRTTALAISVIWLLSLLSGLPVLLVAKTVPYKDKTFCDEIWPVGKPYREIYWVSIFVIQYAIPLLIILFLSIGTVIKVKNSRARILPTTSTAHNLDTSVPSALNASVRQRRRQESNMSRVITCLVILYAICMLPQHVVFFWWRYGDLLKQKYSLYIFTTANIFPIANSALNSLIYGSLHKELKNGLKNCLKCS is encoded by the coding sequence ATGGATACAAACATTTCAGATTCTTCATCACCTGACGCATGGAGTGATCTAACCACTCCGACAATGAAATGGTTCTTCCGCCTTTTTTTCTCCGCAATCTTGTTCGTCGGTTTGTTTGGGAATGGTGCTGTTTGCCTTGTCATTACCCTAAAGCAACGTTTACGGACAACAGCCAACCTGTTAGTGCTAAACCTCTCGGCTTCTGATTTCGTTTTTATATCACTCTACACTCCAACGCAGCTCTCCTTTTTCGAGCACAACTACAGCTGGGAGATGGGCGATGCCATTTGCAAACTCAGCTACGCAGTCCTGCCAGCCTGTCTGTCCTCTACCGTGGGTACCCTGTTGTGCATTGCGTTCCTTCGCTATAAAGCAGTAGCCGACCCCTTTCGTGTTCGTTTTGGATTGACTTACAGGACCACTGCGCTCGCCATAAGCGTTATATGGCTGTTATCTTTACTATCTGGACTCCCTGTACTTCTGGTCGCCAAAACTGTACCTTACAAAGACAAGACATTTTGCGACGAGATATGGCCAGTCGGCAAACCTTACAGAGAGATTTACTGGGTGTCCATTTTTGTCATCCAGTACGCTATTCCACTGTTGATCATTCTGTTTTTGTCCATTGGGACAGTTATCAAAGTAAAGAACAGTCGTGCGCGTATCTTACCAACTACCTCCACCGCTCATAATCTAGACACATCCGTACCAAGTGCTTTGAACGCAAGTGTACGACAGCGACGAAGACAGGAGAGCAATATGTCGAGAGTTATAACTTGTCTGGTGATTTTGTACGCCATATGCATGCTTCCACAACACGTTGTGTTTTTCTGGTGGAGGTATGGTGATTTGCTGAAGCAGAAGTACTCTTTATACATTTTCACCACAGCCAATATCTTTCCCATCGCCAACAGCGCCTTGAATTCTCTTATCTACGGAAGCTTACACAAGGAGTTGAAAAATGGCCTGAAAAACTGTCTAAAATGTTCTTGA
- the LOC140953954 gene encoding prolactin-releasing peptide receptor-like: MDTNCSNSSSPDAWSDLTTPTMKWFFRLLFSAILFVGLFGNGVVSLAIALKQRLRTTANLLVLNLSASDFVFISLYTPTQLSFFEHNYSWVMGDAICKLSYAVLPACQSSTVGTLLCIAFLRYKAVADPFRVRFGLTYRTTALVISVIWLLSLLSGLPVLLVAKTVPYKDKTFCDEIWPVGKPYREIYWVSIFVIQYAIPLLIILFLSIGTVIKVKNSRARILPTTSTAHNLDTSVPSALNASVRQRRRQESNMSRVLTCLVILYAICMLPQHVVFYWWTYGDLLKQKYSLYIFTTANIFPIANSALNSFIYGSLHKELKNGLKNCLKCS, from the coding sequence ATGGATACAAACTGTTCGAATTCTTCATCACCTGACGCTTGGAGTGATCTAACCACTCCGACAATGAAATGGTTCTTCCGTCTTCTTTTCTCCGCAATCTTGTTCGTCGGTTTGTTTGGGAATGGTGTCGTTAGCCTTGCCATTGCCCTAAAGCAACGTTTACGGACAACAGCCAACCTGTTAGTGCTAAACCTTTCGGCTTCTGATTTCGTTTTTATATCACTCTACACTCCAACGCAGCTCTCCTTTTTCGAGCACAACTACAGCTGGGTGATGGGCGATGCCATTTGTAAACTCAGCTACGCAGTCCTGCCAGCCTGTCAGTCCTCTACCGTGGGTACCCTGTTGTGCATTGCGTTCCTTCGCTATAAAGCAGTAGCCGACCCCTTTCGTGTTCGTTTTGGATTGACTTACAGGACCACTGCGCTCGTCATAAGCGTTATATGGCTGTTATCTTTACTGTCTGGACTCCCTGTACTTCTGGTCGCCAAAACTGTACCTTACAAAGACAAGACATTTTGCGACGAGATATGGCCAGTCGGCAAACCTTACAGAGAGATTTACTGGGTGTCCATTTTTGTCATCCAGTACGCTATTCCACTGTTGATCATTCTGTTTTTGTCCATTGGGACAGTTATCAAAGTGAAGAACAGTCGTGCGCGTATCTTACCAACTACCTCCACCGCTCATAATCTAGACACATCCGTACCAAGTGCTTTGAACGCAAGTGTACGACAGCGACGAAGACAGGAGAGCAATATGTCGAGAGTTTTAACTTGTCTGGTGATTTTGTACGCCATATGCATGCTTCCACAACACGTTGTGTTTTACTGGTGGACGTATGGTGATTTGCTGAAGCAGAAATACTCTTTATACATTTTCACCACAGCCAATATCTTTCCCATCGCCAACAGCGCCTTGAATTCTTTTATCTACGGAAGCTTACACAAGGAGCTGAAAAATGGCCTGAAAAACTGTCTAAAATGTTCTTGA
- the LOC140953960 gene encoding TM2 domain-containing protein 1-like, with product MISRWKSYLLSVFLTSLCTWINPQEALEKFKCSDLLLGQYRCRSPEIDSSTQAAVDCSKNHTVEVECDTTAINKDGQNITKCFKNVTCRHTNGHSYETALLLSVFLGMFGIDRFYLGYPAIGLLKFCTLGFFFVFHLVDIVLIATQVVGPADGSAYVIDYYGPRLTHIAKDMDTYFKPRE from the exons ATGATTTCTCGCTGGAAAAGCTATTTACTATCGGTTTTCTTGACCAGCCTTTGTACGTGGATAAATCCTCAGGAAGCTCTAGAAAAATTTAAATGTTCTGACCTTCTTCTTGGGCA GTATCGATGTAGAAGTCCAGAAATTGATTCGTCTACTCAGGCAGCTGTTGACTGTTCCAAGAATCACACCGTTGAAG TGGAATGTGACACTAcagccataaacaaagatggaCAAAATATAACCAAATGCTTTAAAAATGTAACATGCCGCCACAC CAATGGTCATTCTTATGAAACTGCACTTTTGCTGTCAGTCTTTCTTGGAATGTTTGGAATTGATAGATTTTATCTGGGATACCCAGCAATAG GCCTGCTGAAGTTTTGTACTTTgggttttttctttgtatttcatCTTGTAGACATTGTATTGATAGCGACTCAG GTTGTTGGGCCAGCGGATGGATCAGCATATGTCATTGATTACTATGGTCCTCGATTGACCCACATCGCAAAGGATATGGACACATATTTCAAACCACGGGAATGA